In Patagioenas fasciata isolate bPatFas1 chromosome 2, bPatFas1.hap1, whole genome shotgun sequence, a single window of DNA contains:
- the RECQL4 gene encoding ATP-dependent DNA helicase Q4 isoform X2 yields MERQQEVKALLKRWEADFLRERQRKPSQADIEEAPEDTRRLYKEYKMLKKQREESDPPRPESPDTPTAEKVPNSGCWGAHLNRQPKTPAPNRGDRSVPKSSVQYYGMKLKSNLGAAGKETPLTPRRIPRLPKNPVTSAKPPSPPPTEAPQSEGDLVLPPSVSGLAPLILTTGLKPKPPPPPPNKYQRLKQTVAERLGSLDAGWLQRCQGTLGDKETVPRVAQDGGDSGRKRPRGGEDDEDEGGAAAPAPLKRCCGSTEGAFGNANAPKQKREEEEEHVEAPKINKVVPDPSKNLLGEEEEEEEKHKPARRTSAARAAPRNGQNFVRLNLKRKTYVRGFALRGNRLRKQMWKQKWRKKAERFGGGGGSGARSSDVCFKCGATGHWASECRGLEANSVPLPEDRGGAEDEEDEEDLPLPTLEEVARRTNSICRDLSGTGDDGENAENIPEAPIPPYEPPAPPAPVEPLYALGPEGKVQETPREVFEALKTLGYSSFRPGQEVAVMRILSGLSTLVVLSTGMGKSLCYQLPAYLYHKRSKCITLVVSPLVSLMDDQVSGLPPCLSAVCIHSNMPKTQRDAAMEKVRRGEAQVLLLSPEALVGGGAAGCGYLPGADRLPPVAFACVDEAHCVSEWSHNFRPCYLRLCKVLRDRLGVRCFLGLTATATLATARDVAQHLGVPPEEGVTVRSAAVPPNLRLSVSLDTDRDQALVSLLGGERFGRLDSVIVYCTRREETTRVAALIRTRLQGPAPAPAGKAKAKPSVRPQPACLADSYHAGLTPAERRRVQKSFMSGRLRVVVATVAFGMGLDKPDVRGVIHYNMPKNFESYVQEIGRAGRDGEPAHCHLFLDPEGGDLHELRRHIHGDAVDFYAIQKLVQKVFAPCKCLELHRKHRDAVRGGEVEDAEIAEILEEEEDGAAAKPSEQRVCYKHERAIPIQETVEALDLREEGIETLLCYLELHPRRWLELLPPTYSSCHLRCYGGHRQLRAAARCSPPVAVALARERLAGKDRGAADALEFDVVALSDAMGWEPALVKRALRQLQWDPRLRRGDRGVGKNGVMVEFGNLSFHLRTYGDLAAHELDSVCDFLHRRVVGREKAALAQLRACFRAFRSVAFQSCDPHGEEEEEERSSRLKALLSRYFESEPAARGEEEEEEEALDDAQRQGWENQIRADVRHFLAIRHDETFTGRAIARIFHGIGSPCFPADVYGRDRRFWRKHLAFDFHRLIRLATEEILASR; encoded by the exons ATGGAGCGGCAGCAGGAGGTGAAGGCGCTGCTGAAGCGCTGGGAGGCGGATTTTCTCCGGGAGCGGCAGAGAAAGCCCAGCCAG GCTGACATCGAGGAGGCCCCGGAGGACACCAGAC GGCTCTACAAGGAGTACAAGATGCTCAAGAAGCAGCGAGAGGAGTCGGATCCGCCCCGGCCCGAATCCCCAGATACCCCGACAGCGGAGAAG GTGCCGAACTCCGGTTGTTGGGGCGCACACCTGAACCGGCAGCCGAAAACCCCGGCGCCGAACCGTGGCGACCGCTCCGTGCCCAAATCCTCGGTGCAGTATTATGGGATGAAGCTCAAATCCAACCTGGGAGCTGCCGGGAAG GAGACACCCCTGACCCCCAGGAGGATCCCCAGGTTGCCCAAAAACCCGGTGACAAGCGCCAAACCCCCATCCCCGCCACCAACGGAAGCTCCGCAGAGCGAGGGCGATCTCGTCCTTCCTCCCTCAGTGTCAGGCCTGGcccccctcatcctcaccacggggcTGAAGCCAAAGCCACCGCCACCCCCACCAAATAAATACCAGCGGCTGAAGCAAACGGTGGCGGAGAGATTGGGGTCGCTGGACGCTGGCTGGTTGCAGCGGTGccaggggacacttggggacaaagAGACGGTGCCACGTGTCGCACAGGACGGGGGAGATTCCGGGAGGAAAAGACCACGCGGaggtgaagatgatgaagatgaaggcGGCGCAGCAGCTCCCGCGCCGCTCAAACGGTGCTGCGGTTCAACCGAGGGAGCGTTCGGCAACGCCAATGCGCCGAAGCaaaagcgggaggaggaggaagagcacgTGGAAGCGCCAAAAATTAACAAGGTGGTGCCGGATCCTTCAAAGAACCTcctgggagaggaagaggaggaggaggagaagcacaAACCCGCCCGCCGAACCAGCGCTGCCAG AGCTGCTCCCCGGAACGGCCAAAACTTCGTCCGGCTCAACCTGAAGAGGAAAACCTACGTCCGTGGTTTTGCCCTACGGGGAAATCGCCTCCGCAAGCAG ATGTGGAAGCAGAAATGGCGGAAAAAAGCCGAGCGGTTCGGGGGAGGCGGCGGATCCGGCGCCCGAAGCTCCGACGTTTGCTTCAAGTGCGGCGCCACGGGGCACTGGGCATCCGAGTGCCGGGGCCTTG AGGCAAATTCCGTCCCATTGCCGGAGGATCGCGGTGGCGccgaggatgaggaggatgaggaggatctTCCTCTTCCCACGCTGGAAGAAGTGGCTCGGAGGACCAATTCCATTTGCCGTGATCTCTCCG GGACCGGAGACGACGGGGAAAACGCGGAGAATATTCCGGAAGCGCCGATACCGCCGTATGAGCCGCCCGCTCCCCCTGCGCCCGTGGAGCCGCTTTACGCGCTGGGACCGGAGGGGAAAGTTCAAG AGACCCCGCGGGAGGTGTTTGAGGCTCTGAAGACGCTGGGTTACAGCTCATTCCGCCCCGGCCAGGAGGTGGCTGTTATGAGGATACTCTCCG GTCTCTCCACGCTGGTTGTATTATCGACGGGGATGGGGAAGTCGCTCTGCTACCAGCTCCCCGCGTATCTCTACCACAAACGCTCCAAGTGCATCACCCTGGTCGTGTCACCGCTCGTGTCCCTCATGGATGACCAG GTCTCGGGGCTGCCACCGTGTCTCAGCGCCGTCTGCATCCACTCCAACATGCCCAAAACGCAGCGGGACGCGGCGATGGAGAAG GTGCGGCGCGGCGAGGCGCAGGTGCTGCTGCTCTCCCCCGAAGCTCTGgtcggcggcggcgcggcgggatgCGGTTACCTGCCCGGCGCCGATCGGCTGCCGCCCGTCGCCTTCGCCTGCGTGGACGAAGCTCATTGCGTCTCCGAGTGGTCGCACAATTTCCGTCCCTGTTACCTGCGGCTCTGCAAG GTTCTCCGGGATCGTTTGGGCGTCCGCTGCTTTTTGGGGCTGACGGCCACGGCCACGTTGGCCACGGCGCGGGATGTGGCTCAGCACCTCGGCGTCCCGCCGGAGGAGGGGGTGACGGTGCGCTCGGCCGCCGTGCCGCCGAATCTGCGCCTCTCCGTGTCCCTCGACACCGACCGCGATCAG GCCCTGGTGTCGCTGCTGGGGGGGGAGCGTTTCGGGCGCCTGGATTCGGTCATCGTGTACTGCACGCGGCGCGAGGAGACGACGCGCGTGGCCGCGCTGATCCGCACCCGCCTGCAGGGACCCGCGCCGGCCCCAGCCGGCAAAGCCAAGG CAAAACCCAGCGTCCGCCCGCAACCAGCGTGCCTCGCCGACTCTTACCACGCCGGTTTAACCCCCGCCGAGCGCCGGCGCGTCCAAAAGAGCTTCATGAGCGGCCGGCTGCGCGTGGTGGTGGCCACGGTGGCGTTCGGCATGGGCCTGGACAAACCCGACGTCCGCGGCGTCATCCACTACAACATGCCCAAAAACTTCGAGAGCTACGTGCAGGAAATCGGCCGCGCCGGGCGCGACGGCGAACCGGCTCATTGCCACCTCTTCCTAGACCCGGAG GGCGGGGACCTCCACGAGCTGCGGCGTCACATTCACGGCGACGCCGTGGATTTTTATGCCATCCAGAAGCTGGTGCAGAAGGTTTTCGCTCCCTGCAAGTGCCTGGAGCTGCACCGGAAACACCGCGACGCCGTCAGG GGCGGGGAGGTGGAGGACGCCGAAATTGCCGAGAttttggaggaagaggaggacggCGCCGCAGCGAAGCCGAGCGAGCAGCGGGTGTGTTATAAACACGAGCGAGCCATCCCCATCCAAGAAACCGTGGAGGCCCTGGATCTGcgggaggaag GGATCGAGACCCTCCTGTGCTATCTGGAGCTGCACCCGCGCCgctggctggagctgctgccacccACCTACTCCTCCTGTCACCTGCGCTGCTACGGGGGACACCGGCAGCTCCGGGCTGCGGCGCGGTG CTCGCCGCCCGTGGCCGTGGCGCTGGCGCGGGAGCGTCTCGCCGGGAAGGACCGCGGCGCCGCCGACGCGTTGGAATTCGATGTGGTGGCGCTGAGCGACGCCATGGGCTGGGAGCCGGCGCTGGTGAAACGCGCCCTGCGGCAGCTGCAGTGGGACCCGCGGTTGCGCCGAG GCGACCGCGGCGTGGGGAAAAACGGGGTCATGGTGGAATTCGGCAACTTGTCCTTTCACCTCCGCACCTACGGCGACCTCGCCGCCCACGAGCTCGATTCCGTCTGCGATTTCCTCCACCGTAGGGTGGTCGGCCGGGAAAAAGCGGCTCTCGCCCAACTCCGCGCTTGTTTCCGCGCCTTCCGGAG CGTGGCTTTCCAGA